The Hymenobacter sp. GOD-10R genome includes a window with the following:
- a CDS encoding nuclear transport factor 2 family protein, with protein MSEYIDVITTYFNLAQHLTVDSAAYAEVLHSEVQQTEYPNLFSKTVQHRNFEEIVDNLRAGRELLRDTHYELQRIVSSSTEASVLIEGRWEATFTNDLGPAMRGQRLSAQICSIFDLVDGKIYRHRQYICYDQA; from the coding sequence ATGAGCGAGTATATTGACGTAATTACTACCTACTTCAATCTTGCACAACACCTCACCGTCGATTCAGCGGCTTACGCTGAGGTCCTGCACTCCGAAGTTCAGCAAACAGAGTATCCGAACCTGTTTAGCAAGACCGTGCAGCACCGCAACTTCGAAGAGATTGTAGATAACCTACGCGCTGGCCGGGAGCTGTTGCGGGATACCCACTACGAGCTACAGCGCATTGTGTCATCGAGTACGGAGGCCAGCGTGCTGATAGAAGGCCGCTGGGAGGCTACCTTCACCAACGACCTAGGTCCTGCGATGCGGGGCCAGCGCTTGAGCGCCCAGATTTGCTCAATTTTCGATTTGGTTGATGGGAAAATTTATCGTCATCGTCAGTATATCTGCTACGACCAGGCCTAG